GCTGGAGCAGGAGTCGGGCTTCTACTTCAACATGAAGCACTTCGAGGACCTCGTGCAGGGCGGCGAGTGGGACGAGGTGGAGAGGTACCTCAACGGCTTCACCATGCTGGAGGACAACCGCTACTCCATGAAGATCTTCTTTGACATCCGCAAGCAGAAGTACCTCGAGGCCCTTGATAGGCTCTAATCTGTTAGCTTTAGTTTTAGGTATAATATGACTCAATGATGCATGCTGGTACTTTACTCATCTTGACTGAGACTTGAACTTTGAGAtgagatggtaatgcttttgaatgtattgatgccGGATCATTTGAACATCATCTCTATGTAGCCCAGATGTCATTAATGAATGTGTTGAACATTTGGATCTTTATATGTATGCTatctattatatatttttttaatctgggcgaaatgaatttttctgtgagttcacctagaccgacagaaaaaaacatgagtttttctgtgcgtttatttcttttttctgtgtggattaacacacagaaaaattagttttaatctgggcgaacacaatttttctgtgcgtgcgagacccacagaaaaattgtttctgacggtgaacccacagaaaaattggatttttctgtcattatatttctgtgggtatttttctgagggtacaccgtcagaaaaatatttttctgacggtattcgaatttttctgtgggttttcgcACTGTCAGAAAAAATCGAGATTCTAGTAGTGTGTGCCCCAGTCACAGTGTGCTTGGTTCGATGATTAACTTCATCGGGTATGGACTCGCTCAGCTTGCTTGCAGCATCGGTCGCCCTTACTATTCTGAGGGATGAGTCGATCCCGGAAATTGGCTTGGAGGAGTTATGAAACAGATCGACTTGGTgatggacggacggacggacggcacTAGCTTATGATTTCAAACCAAACGCCATTCATGAGGTTCCATCTGAGCATCTGATGATTCCGGACCGATCCATCAAAACAAAAGCTCTACAATTAACCAATAACACCGTGCCATCCCGCCACCGACTGCAGTTACAGGGCCGAAGACGAGAAGAAAACGGAAAGTCACCCCACCCCCGTGTCGCCTCCTCCGTGAGGCGACTCGGGGCGACCGAAACCATAACCCACCGCTGGCTGCTCCCTGGCAGCCACCGCTGCTCCTCGGCCAACGCTTGCAGCTTCAGCGGAGGCCAGTCCGGGGTGGCGGCCCGCTCGCGCTGCCCTGCCCCCGCGCTTGGCTTGGCTGTGGCAGGttaggtggcggtggcggccagCTCACCTCCTGCGGCCCCGGTGGCTGGCTGGGCCGGGTGTTCGACCGCCTTGCGCACGCACCTAGCGTCCGTGTGGCCGGAGCCTGTGCCTGCTCGGCTGGCTGCGGCCTAGCGGTGGTTCTCCTGTTGCCTCAGTGCCTGTCTAGGCCGTGTTCCACGAGGCCTTGCGAACGCAGCCGGTGTCCGTGCGGCCGGGTGCAGTGGCCGGAGCCTGCGCCTGCTCGGCTGGCTGCGGCCTGGCGGTGGCTATCTGCCTGCTGCGACGGTTGTGGCTGGCCGGGAGCCGCACCTGTGGGCTAGGGCGGCCTGGTGCTGTGCGGCTGCGGGGCTGGCAAGCTGTGCCCACCCATTGTTGCCTGCTATCCTCTACTTCGTCCCGCGGCAGCGCTGGCATCGGCCGGTTCTAGGTTGCGGGAACCCTGGGCGGTTGCTCGTTGCTTGCTTCCAGGTAGTAGGTGCTAAGCGAAAGCCTTGCTGTCTAGCCAACGATGATGATGTCCTTTGGGCGCTGTTTCCATCTTTGGAAGCATCTGTTGTTGCACCTTCCTTTCTTCCTAGTGCAGATCTTCGGGGTGAAAATATGGTCCCTGCTACACAGGCAGCggacactaccggaaacagtaggattgccgagtgccttacggtttgccgagtgtatttcatcgggcactcagcaaacacAACATTTACCGTGTGTATTTaataaaacactcgacaaacatatagcactcggcaaacgaaaactttgccgtgtgcctaatataaaacactcggcaaaaaccaactttgccgtgtgccaaaaataaaacactcggcaaactacaaaaaactctcggcaaaaatggacactcggcaaactggaATCACGTGCGCTGGGCGTGCGGCGGCCATCTGACGGCCGTTGGGTGCGCCGTCCTGCTgttaaaactttgccgagtgtccgttagagacactcggcaaagacaaactATGCCGTGTGttttttattgacactcggcaacctaatttgtttgccgagtgttttttgtttacAATTGGCAAAGTAATgttgttgccgagtgttttttatattaatggcactcggcaaaataattttttttctctcctgccctccaaactttttctactctccacatacatcatgtggtactacatgttaaaatttgatatatttctccatctatttgctatatttaagtaatttattgcatttagaggaattttttggtttaagtcaaatttgaactgcaagttatacaaataatggaataaattgagtggagaaatcatattcatgttattgagtccattttggggccttactagggaaatgaaaagaatttttgaatattttattcaggaaacacgaccacgaacgtgtggccggatggtttttaaattctaaaaaaagcaaacgaagtctgaaaatgacgagatttgtcaagatctcctggtatcatacgtggagactatgaaaaaaaaattgagaaggtttcgcacaatttgtcacgtaAGACCTTTACAAACAGAAGCATCTCTGTACAAGAATTGTAGCGTTTCGAAGGATccgataagatttggagtcaaagtgacggtcaaatcggggtttgacttcaaaactttttgtataggcaatagacaacatagattcgttcacgtcaaattttggtaatttttcggatcaatttgataattttaatttattaactgcaattatagaattttaattatatatattgaatttgagctataactgcatgaaataatggattaatattcgtagaaaaatcaaatatgcattgttgagtgaatttgacaaggtatttttaaaTTACATCATAACAAATTTAGTAGAACACACTATGAAGGAGGACGGTGGAGCATGAAATATCGATTTATTTCGCCGAGTGTTTTGTACCTGACACTCGGCGAAAAGAacagttgccgagtgtcatataggggacactcggcaacttcGTCGACCGGCCCCACTGCACAGTATCGGGCCATAATGGAACATAAAAAAAATAATGCTGAGTGCCCCAGATCTTGGCACACGGCAAATatagatttattttgccgagtgttttgtacCTGACACTCGGCGAAAAGAACAGTTGCCAAGTGTCATATAAGGGACACTCGGTAACTTTGTCGACATGCCCCACTGCACAGTATCGGCCCGTAATGAAACATTAAAAAAAGTAATGCTGAGTGCTCcagatcttggcactcggcatatGCGTTCATATACCCCCGCCCCACCGCGCCCGGCCCTTCACACACACGCCGCACCGCACGCCgccacccgccgccgcctccccgccCCACCGCGCCCCGCCCCCGGCGCCGCCCGCCCCGGCGCGTCCCGCCCCCAGCGCCGCCCGCCCTCGGCGCCCTGCCCCGCCCACGGCGCCCTGCCCCGCTCGAGGCGCCGCCCGCCCCCGGCGCTTCTCGCCCCCAGCGCCGCCAGCCCTCGGTGACCCGTCCCGCCCCcggcgccccgccccgcccccggCGCGTCCCGCCACCGGCGCCGCCCGCCCCGATAAGATTTTCTAAATGCGCCG
This sequence is a window from Miscanthus floridulus cultivar M001 chromosome 10, ASM1932011v1, whole genome shotgun sequence. Protein-coding genes within it:
- the LOC136485634 gene encoding protein TOPLESS-RELATED PROTEIN 2-like, whose protein sequence is MSSLSRELVFLILQFLDEEKFKETVHKLEQESGFYFNMKHFEDLVQGGEWDEVERYLNGFTMLEDNRYSMKIFFDIRKQKYLEALDRL